The DNA sequence TCCTGGGGCAAAACTGTGTCAGAGCAGTGTCCTGAGTGCATTAGGATGGTTATTTTGCTTGGGGCATCTTAAATACCGGTGGAATTTGAATGCAGCTGGCAGGAGTTGCCTGTATGTTTGTTGTGAGGGATGCAGTGACTGGCACATGCTTTTGCTTGTGCAGGAATGAATGACCAGACCTTCCCTTTGCTCCTGTTGTGTCAGGTTTTGCCTAATAGGTCTTAGTTTTTACTCTTCTTTTCAGGTACCTTTGCTGAGAGGTGGCAGAGCAGCCTCAGGACATCACCACGATGGAGGATCACGCACCTGGCCAGGAAAAACACTTCTCATCAGGTGAGCACGTCCAGGAGGTGGTGGAAGGACCTGCCTGGCCCACTGCTGAGCTcagtggggagagggagagcagcGTGGTGGTACGAGGGGTCCTTGGGGACAgccttctgtgtgtgtgtggaaggACACTGTGGGtcagctggctgcagccagtgcGCCGTGGGGAGCCCAGCAGATGCTCCAGCATTCACAGTCGTAGGAGAATGCTGCTTGTGGACATCATTGTCCAGCACGAGCAGAACAACCCCTGGTATCCAGACTGGGGGTGATCCcgctgctgcagctttgcaaGTGTCTGTTTGTGTTCACTCCTCAGTTTGCTatgaaaacacagcactgttttTATTTGGGGTCACAGCTCAAGGATGCTGCTTGCTGCCTGCTTTCCTCACctgcacagggacacggggacagctGAACAGAGAGCTCTGGGAGTGGGGGCCATGCCAGAGTCTTCCTCACCATATTTCAGACCTGCATTTCTCcagaagcttttcctttctcattccGCCATGCTCCGCAATTGAGCTTGGAAACCCGCACAGCGCCAGCAAACCTGGTGGGACTCACTCCTGGCTATGCTCCATATAAACATcatcttaatttccttttcttgagGTGCTTTGGACACCTCTTACACCAGATAAATGGATGGCCTCCATCCTGGAGAGCGTCCACAGCATCCATTCATCCCGGGCCCTGTAGCGCATTGCGGTCCGATAGCTCCTCTCAGCTTGTTTCACACATCACAGGTTCCTGGGGATTTCGCTTCTTCTTTTCCAAACCCGTTTTCCCAGCTCTCATTTGATTTGCCTGCAGCCTTGCTGAGAGGAGACTTGTGCCTCTTGCCCTGCTCTTCCAGAAGACTTTTGCCACCGCTTCTTGGCACAGAATGTTGTCCTGCACTGAGCCCGTTACAAACACGGGCTGGTTTGCAGTCCTGGGAGtgctcagcctgctctgggaGGGAGAGGACAACAGTGACTCGGAAGCTGCACATCTTTCCTCCTTACGTTGCTGAGATCTCCTTGCCTGCTTGTGCCATGCTTTGCTGTTTCTGCCTGTCCAGTTCACtgggcttttcttttgctgatggGTTTCCGCTTGTTCCTTTTGGTGGTGACACTGGTGCTTTTGGTTGGCATTTTCACGCTTTGCTTGCTTTTAGTTCAGGTGGTTTTtactctccagctgcagctttttgctgctgtggaTCTGGGCAATCAGAGTCGGTAACCCCCAGGCCCCAGTTCATAGCCAAGGACTTGTTGTAAGTATTTGAATGTTTTCCAGGCTATCCCCTTCAGATACCAGTCGATGACGGATCGGATGAGCCTGTTTCTGAAACATCTGATGCTAAGAGCACCCCAACTACAGAAGGTGGGAGCTCTTTGACTTTCTGCTTTGAAACCATGATGGATGGGGTCGTGGTAAACCTTGCCACAGActccctgtgctgtgtcctggtgGGGTTTCTCAGGAGGAGAAAATGCTCTTCATTAGTCTTGTCACTGGTGGTGTTTGCCATGCTGCAGAATGAGATAATGAGCTTTAAAGGTGGAGAGTGGGCTGGAAAGCAAGAAAGGTGAAGTGTTCATTACACCTCAGGAAGTTGCTTGTGGTTTGTTTCCTGCAGACTTCTTACACGGGCACTGCAAGGTCCCGGCAGTGCAGCCAGGAGCAGTCCTGTGTTGTGTGACACAGGTCTGTGTCACTGTGCTCCCCGAGCCCTGAATGCCTTGTGGGTAGAAAGACACTAATTCCAGAATGGTCCAGAGACTTGTTCACTGTTGTAATTACCTTCACTTTTTGCGTTCCTCTGGCTGCTTTAATCCCGAGTATCTGCCTTTGGAGACTTGAGGTAGAGGCTTTAGCTTGCAAAATTGTTCTGAAAGGAAGGAATGGTGGGCAGAGATGCCAAGCAgtccagccctgtcctgctaGAGGCGTGGGCTGACTGATTGTCTGGAAGGTGCCTCAAGAAATCGGGACATAAAACCTGGTTGGTGCAGGAGGGGATGGTATCCTGCTTTCCAGTTGGATTGGGACTGTCAGGATGAGCAGACACCCCTCTGGTAGGTGGAGCCAGGTGTCTGTCTGTCCCAGAACATGATGCAGCCACAGTGGGGTGTTTTATGAAGGTGTCCTGTGGGAGttgctctgtcctgctccagagcagcctAGTCCCCATGCAGGGttgctgtgcctgtgcatcAGGCACCAGTGGCTGCTTTTAGCTGTGGATTTTTGGACAAAAAGGCAAAGCCCTCAGAAGCATAGGGAGCCCATTGTGGTGCATTGTGTGGCAGGGGGCAGCTCATGGTGTCTCTGTGGTTCTGGCTTTGCTGTGTCGTGCTCGGTTGTTCCCTCCACAAGCTCCATTGGCTCAAGGGAGGGAGCCGAGTGCTTCTCTGAACAGAAAGTTCTTCAGGCACATCGTGGCCTCCAGAAGGCTTTGCCTCTCAACAGCTGTGTGAAAGCTGTGTTGTTTTTCAGATGCCACAGCACCTTTAGTGGAGGAAGGAGACCACGAGGATCAGGGTGGTGCGGAACAGCACGGGGAGATCCCAGAAGGAACCACAGGTGAGGGAGACCAAGGTGCAGCTTCATCTCTTGATGcagacagagcagagagctggactGGTCGGTGCTGTGAGACAACACCACAAAACCTCTCACAGGGACGCTGCTTCCGATGCTGCTTCCTTCTTCTCCAAATAATTCCTCACTTAAATTGTCCTCTTGCCTTCCCCATCCTGGGGGAAACTCgcagccttttcttctctctttctctgctccaCATCTGACAATCCTTCTGTCTGGTGTCTCTGCGGTGGCTTTGGCTCCCACCCCCAGGCTCTACCTGCAGATCCGGGTCATtcctgcccctgtgccagcagcccctCGCCGCTGGTCTCCACAGGCCCTtgggctctgcccagccctcGCAGGTGTCTTTGCAGTGGCAGGTGAAAACCAGGCCACTGCAGCAGTGCTTTTAAGGATAATGCAGAGGAAGTGAAGTGACTAATTCAGCCTGAATGCCCTGTGGGGAATCACTGCACCTGGGCCTGGTTTTCCATGGAAGGATGGGGCCtttcagaggcagagcagggagtgactgtggcagtgctgtgtgtgagagagagcaGGATCTGGGAGGGCAGATCTGTGTGCGAAAAATGAGGACGTGTCCCCTGTGCCATAGCCAGTGGCTTTCCCTGGAAGCATCAGGCAGGACCTGAGAAAGATAGTGGGTGGAAAAGGGCTTCTGCCACTTCCAGACACTGAAACAAGCTCACAGCAGTGAAATTTCTGTCCTGCATCCAGTCCCCGAGCTGCTGGTGGAGCCCTGGGCTGAAACATGGAGGCTCTGGTGCAAGATCTGACTGTCCCAGGGAGCCAGTGTGTGTGTCCTgaactgcttggaaaaaaaatggggaaaacagagaaagtcCTGGTTTGACTGGAGAACTGTGACATACAAATGTAATTGTTTAAGCTGGTTTGAAAGTAGTCAtagaataaattgaaaaaatgcTGATGGAGACAAACCATCatcactgtgaagaaaaccGTGCTTCTCTGATGTACCAGTAGTCCTGAAGTTCAGGATTTCTCTAGATTTGTATCAGGCTTGGAATTACTGGTCTCACACAGCCTTGGCAGGGTTCACAGGTTGGTCACAGACACCAAGAAGGTGAGCTCAGGTAAGAGACATTCATGGGAGTGCTGCTGGCCACATGAAGGCCAGGTGGGGTAGAAGAGGGATTTAAATCCACAAGTTTCCTTGTTCCTTAACAGCCTGTTTTCTGCCTGGAAGAGCTTGTACTAACCTGCCATTTAGGATATGGAAGTTGGTGAAACACTTCTCTGGTCTGTACAGCACAGGCTGTACACAGATCCATCATCGGTGTGGGGAGATTTGCTTTCTGATACTGCCCTGCTCGTGGTACAGCAGAGATCCTGCCCATTCTGATGGGCAGCCTCGGCAGAGAGGTGAATTCATTCTCCAGGCACATGCTTAAACTTGTTTTGATcatgtttttccccttctttttctgacctgggagcagctgaagaGGCGGGGGTAGGAGCCACTCCCAACCTGGAGGATCATGCTGCAGGAGACGCCACTCAAGGTGGGTGAATCGTCTGTTGCTGGGACCAGTTGTTGCTGCCCACGTGTGCAACTGGTTGGTGGTGGCTTGGGAATTTTGTTCTGTGAGGAAatgctctgccctgcacagcagctgtgcagttCTCCCTGTTCCTGACAGAGGAGGGTCGTACACGCTTGGAATGTTCCAACACAATCATTTCAGGGAGTTGCAGCTTCTCATGCACCAGATTTCCATCTCAGATGGCCAAAGTCATGGTGCTTGTTTGTCCAGTTGCAAAACCAGGGCAttctccaggctggaagagctgatggacagagctgggatgtgccaTGACCTGAGGAACTGCTCAGATTGAGCAGAGGCAGTGTGGGCCCTGCGTGTCACACGTGAAACTAGTGCACTGTTTAATTACTGTGTCTTTCTAATGTAAAACATGACTCAAACCTAGTCACTGATACCCTGACTTTAACATTATGGGATTTTTCTCCTCATCCCAGTCTTGGGGAATGTGAGTGACAAAGCCAGGTACAGTGGGCAGTGAGTGTTCTCACAGCATTAATTACATGCCTGCTTAGGTGAGCTGAAAATTATCCAGGGACCATTTGGACCTGGAAAGCTTCTCTTGACTCTGCTCAGTTCAGACTTGATGGAAAATTGGTTTTCCCAAAGCCCCCAGTGCTGGCTTAATTCCATAGAGCAGACTGAGGGGTTGAGACTCGCCGTGATGTTTCTGTCCTGCCTGCACTGTACACCACAGCCCTAATTTAGTGCACTGTTTAAAATCTTAGTGAAAAGCCATGTTGTGAAGTAGTTTCCTGTGCAGTAAACACAACAAATCCCTCCAGTTGGGCAGTGTCTTTCCTCCTTGTGGCTCCATTAGTGCATTTAGACATCCATGTCTTTTACAGAAGTAAATAGATCTTTGCCTTCTCAGCTCAGGGTGGAATTCAGGTTGTTGTTGCTTTCCACACACAGATGAGCACAGTTCTGTgcactctgctccctgcagttAGAATAAAACCTTTACTTGCCTGGCCAGTGGTTTTTGCACTGTCAGCTCTTCTAGATATGAAATAGTGGCACCactataaaaaagaaatcagggtTGTTAGTGCTGGGGGTTGAagttctctcttctctctgcccTGGCTTTAGTGCTGTTTCTCACCAGATTTTTGCTAAGCCCTTTCTGTCCTGTCCTGGGATCTTTCAGCTGTCACGTATGAGGTCTTTGTTTGGTTGTTTCACTTAATTGTGATATTCTCTTAAAATGGGGAGGACACTGATGAAAGACCAAGTTGGTCTAGACTTCATCTATTCTCGTTTTAGTCTTGTTTGTTATTCTACCAAAGCCACAGTCGTGATCTCAGGGCTCTGGTTTAGGCTCTTTACCTGATCAGTGCTCAAAAAGTCAGGAAGGAGGACAGGGCTCTGGCCCTTGCCCAGGCCCTTGAGGCAAGAAGAGGTGGGCACTGAGCAGCAAACTGATGGTCCAGTGGTGTTagggaaaatgggaatgttCTTGGCTTTTGGAAACCTCTACAGCTAAACCAGCTCATGGAGTGCAGGGTGAACCTGGCCTCCTCCGAGCCGGGTCCAGGCAGGAATCTGGTCTCCCATGTGCTGTGGCTGTCGCTGTTCCTGATTCCTGTGGGGATCAGAGTTTCTTTGAGGGCAAAAGCCACCGTGGGAGTGAGTTGTCTGTTCAGTGGGGCGGGGTGGgacttgcttttctctctcgACTGCCGGTAGAAATCCTGAATCTCTCATGTTACGTGATGTTTGACATGCCTGTGCTAATCTCTTGCCCATGCTTCATACCCCACGTCTTCAACTCCAGGCGAGCCGAGCTCTCCAaagctccagcctggccctcAGGAGTGTGTGGGAGAGGCAGTAAAAGGTGCCAGCCAGCCCCCAGAGCAGGGAGCGGGGCTTCAGCAGCCGCCTCTGTCGCGTGAAACAAAGGCCccggcagcagctcccaccagaATCGAGGTCACCATCCCAATACCCCTGGATATGTACCAAGGCTCTGGAGCATCCGAAGGCAGCAGTGAGTTGTGGGATCAGGGAGGCAGAGAAGGCGTCGGTgtggagccagagctgggccGTGGCGTGCGCACGGAGGGtctggcaggagcaggtggCACAGGTGACCATAAAGATGGACCATCTCCTTTGTGTGCCAGAGCCCCGTTAAAAGAAGATTCCAGCGGACGGGAGAGAGATCAGGACCGGGATATTGATGAAACTTCTGAGCAAGGTTTGCCTTCCCTTGTGGATCATCGTGTTTCACTGGGACCTGAAAAGGGCTtgtgtccagcagcagccaaggagaCTCGTGAAGAACATGATGGAGAAAACAAGTCCAAAGATGTCCTCAGAGACACCCCAGGAGAGGCACTTCTGACTGAAGCTGAGTCACATAAAGCAGGAGAGGACCAAGAGGAGAAGCAACAGCCACTGGGGGGAGAAGGAGGTCTGGATGTGACCCCATCAGAGCCTTCTGAAAGTGTCTCCCAAAAAGAGGCTGAGCCCAAGGAGGGAGAAGATTCCGGGCCCGTGCTAGAAGCAGCCAAACTCCCTGCTGAGGTAGAAGATGATATGAAGGACAAAGATGCTCCTTCGGAAGAGGTTGTGCCAGATGCAGGGGGCCGCCGGACGCCCAGGAGGAAGCCCAGTGGCCTGGCTGCAGACAAGGCCACTCGTGTCCCTCTCCTCAAAGGtgtgtgctccagctgctgccctgggctcgCCTGGCTCCCGACAAGGCTGCCTgatccagcactgcagcttgcTGCCACCTCAACTCCTGCTGCTTGGAAATGGCCTGGACCTGTGCTGTGACTGATCTacaatgctgctgctccctccctgcccctccctcTTTATTTAATCCTGGATTGGATTGCCAGACCCTTGCGCTGCGGTTCCGCGTCCCTTGCATGGTGCTGGCGTGTCCCTAATCATgctttttttcacctgtttttgttttgatttccttgGATCTGTTGGGTGGGTGCCTTAACTCCCACCTGGCACCTTCCCAGAGAAGACGAGGACCGGATGGACGTGGCTCTGGCATGCTGGAGTGGGGCTAACCTGGCGTGTGCAGCTTGTTCCGGCAGGACACGTGCCATCTGGTTTGCATGTCTGATCCAATAACTCTTGGAATTGGCTTTCCtaaagaggagggaggaggaaaaaggcaaGGATGGCAGGTCTAACCATGGAAAAGCCCCCACATTGATCCTGTTTCTTGTACTTCCCCCTTAAATATCCGCTacccactgctgctggaggtacggcctgcagccagcaggacctTTTCCCACTGCCAGGCATGTCCATTGCTCTTCCAAAGCatcctgctgccatcccagctctggatggggtgtccctgggtgtgccagcacagtgctgggtttggaggttcagcaggagctgcctgtctGTCTGGAGGCATCTAAACagtgtgtggggctgggctgggctgggagggcaggcTTGGGTCAAGGTTTGAGTTCACTGAATACACGAGCATCCCTTacacctttcctttctgttttccaccTCTCCTGGGTTCAGGAATGTCCCAAGGGCCCAGCTCAGTGGCCGAAGGCAGGTGGTGCTGTGAGCTGTTAAcaagccagggcagcaggacacACGTTGGTGTCTCACCGTGTTGTAcctcagctcagctctccagGGTCTGTCCTGGGGGaagctctgccttttccccagGATCCACGTTCCAAAGGCTGGCTTGGCTGCTCCCGTTAGCCCGGGAATGCTGCTCTGGTTTGCGGCTCTTTGCTGCGTGGGGCTCATGAAGAAATTGTTCATGGAGCTTTTTCCACTGGAGCTAAAGCTCATAACATATTTCTCGTTGTTCCCTCCGGGATCAGCAGCGGGAGGCTTTGCACGTCTGCTGTGGGGCACTGGCATGGCTTGCACTGGAGCCTGGAGCCACGGCGGGGTGGGGATGCACTGCCCAGAGCCAGCCAGCTTCTGATTCAGTAGGAGAAGTTTAATTATTGAATGGTCTTTCCCTTCAAAGACAGAGATACTTGGTGGCTGTTTGGCTCCAGCCTTGCTCCAGTGTGCAGTTTAACTGAATTTGGGAGGGGTGGTGCCTCCggcagctctgggatgggtCAGTGCTGGATTAACAGCATTGTCTGTGCCTTTGGGAAAGGGCTGATCCCCCAGGACAAGTTTCCAAACACTGGGGACAATatcagcagcttctcctcccaATTAGCTGaagctggggggaaaagggcTTTGTTATGAGTGCCTTGTAGTTCCAACTTTATCTTCTCCCCATTTCTAATCTCCTAATTAGACTGACCCAGGTGGAAGGGGCACTGTGctgggaggcagggagcagcctgtCAGGAGAGATGGGAATTAACAACAGCCAGGATAAAAGTGCTCTGCAATGCCAGCTGAACACCCCCCTTAAATGAGATCACAGTGCTGCTGGACTGGGGCTTCCTTCAGCTTGAGTCCCTATTTATATGATTGTTAGAACAAGTGGGTGTTCCAGAGACTCGTGTTTAGGGTTAAAGGGAGCTTTCTGTCCTAAGCTGGATGGATCCTGCGGGAACTGGGTGGAAATCTGGGCGAAATGCTCTCACACAAACCTCGTTGGTGTGTCTGGTCTCCAGTGCTGACTAACACAGGATCATCTGCTAACACAGAAGGAATGTGTTTGTGGAGTGGGGGAAGGATTTCTGCAAGAAACGGTGACTTTGTCGTATTTCTAAGAACAGTATTGAGTTTAAgagagagcagggacagggaacaCCCCCAGCAGTGTGGTGTCCTCTCTGGAGTTTATGACCAGTCCCAAGAGGTGTAACTGTGTGTTTCCATCTGTCAGGTCGTGTTGACAAGGAAGGGACCGAAGCTGATGAAAAGAAACCCAAGGTAagctaaaaaacaaaaccaggggTGACACCTGTCCACATTCCTggcccctctcctgccctcctggCCTGCTCTTGTGCCTCTTAGGAAACCTTCCCATTATGttccatttttccatttgttttcaagagtgtttttattttttcttccctcccttggGTTTGGATGGTGCAATCCATGGGTTCTTTGAGGGTGAGGAAATGGTCCAAATCTAAATCAAACTCATGGCTCATGGGGTTGGGTGGGTGGTTGGAGAAATCATTTTCTCAGCCCaggactggaaagcagcagctgaccTTGGGGCAGGCTCAAAACTGCACTGAGGACAAGCGTAACTGTGAAAAGAGCAAAACATGccattaaaacattaaattaaataatctaGACCTTGCagatcatagaatatcctgggttggaagggatccacaggAATCATTAAATCCAGCTCCTGACTTGCACAGGACAACTCCCCAAAAAGATGCTGTGTTGTATTCTGGGTGAGGAACAGAGTTTAATAGTGGGTAAATTCCAGAAGTTTAACAATATCTGTCACACTGGTAGTTTGGAGGAGGTTTAGCTCAGCTGGCCGTTATCCTGGTTAGTGCCTGAGTGGGATAATGGACAAGCTGAGGGGAAATTCAGTGGGTGAAGATTTAAAGATGAGGGATagaattattttcaaacagTGAAATTGGTTATTTCTCTATGCATTGCCCCGGCAGTCCCAGCCATCACCTACGCCACACCCAGCTCTGTATTGCACCTTCTAATCCTATTTGATGTTGCTgatcccattttctttccttcccatgctgattttttttgtttttgttcccATTTTATTTCGTTTCCATGTCCAAGAAATCCTCACCCTGCCCTGCCAAACCCCCCGGCTCCATCCCCCCCCTCCGACACACAGCCCCTCCGAAACcaccctccagccctgcctctgcctccaAGCgagcctctcctgctgcagcccggCCTGCCGGTACAGGGACGCAGGAGACAAGAGCCAAGGTAAGGGAGCGGGGTGGGAGAGAGGCCAAGGGCACTACCTGGAGGTGTTCCTGGTCGATGGAGCTCGGCTGAGTCCTTCCCTGTCCCATGGAGAGGGTGGGATGtgcttccccctctccttcccgTGGTGAGGCCAGGCTTGGCTGCGATGTTGGTGTTGGGAGGaaccagcacagagagcacTTGCTGCAGGGTGTGACCTGCTCTCCCCAAGGTGTTCCCAGGTCCCCTCATGCCCTTCCTTGTTTGCAGCTCTGTCTGTGTTTCTGCAGACAGCAGATGAGTTtgagctgtgccagagctgcaggtgctgcacaGGGCAGAGAATGCAGCGCGCCCATGGCTAATCCTGCGGGGGGACAGAACCTCGGAGCTTTTTCCCTTTGTGGCATTCAGTCACATAAATACACCCGTGGCGAGGGAAAGCACAGGGAGTGCAGctcacagaaccatggaatcctggaatggtttgggtcagaaacgaccttaaatctcatccagtccctcccctgccttgggcagggacacctcccactgtcccaggctgctccaagccgtgtccagcctggccttggacacttccagggatggggcagccacagctgctctgggcaccctgtgccagtcaCAGATGCTGGGATTAATTTATCTTCTGTACAAAATTTTAGCAGAACAGGGGAAACCAAAGGCTGAAATTTAAAGAACAGAGGTGTGGCTGAAGCAGGTGTGAGTGTGCAGTGAATGGTGCAGCTGAAGCCAGGGGCTCACCTGGGAAAGgtcacagctgctccagcagcccaggCCTGGGGGATGGGACAGGAGGTGTGAACGGGCACATTCCAGGTGTGGGGAATCCCaggggaggaggtgggagggtCTCACGCGCTGGTATGCTGTGTCCCCAGGCGAAGACGGGCACGGCACGCACGGGGCAGGCGCAGAGGAACTCCACCAACGCCACCCGCATCCCGGCCAAGACCCCCACGGCCCCCAAGACCCCTCCCAGCTCCGGTAGGTGACGGTGGGAGCTGCGTGCTGGTGTCtgggtggtgctgctgggcagtTCCAGGGGGTTGATGACCAAACTCAGccctctcctggggctggggtgcAGAGCCAGGGGTGACCCCTCTGAATCGAGCCTTCCCAGGTGCTGCTCAATCCCCTCTGTTCATACAGTCACCAGTGTGTAGGAGACGACAGTTGCTTTATCCTGTGGGATTTCCTCAAATTTGGACGATTTAGGCAGCTCCGTTTTTTTAATCCATCTACTCGTTTTCTCTCTGACAATATTTCACAAAGAGCAGGGGCAAGAGGATCAATTCTTCGATTACAGGAATGGAGATTAGCCCATTATGCTCAGAGAAGAAAACCCCAGAAAGCATCAGGCATTGTGAATTTCCATTAAAGTGGTGCATTTCACTggatatatacatatatttcaTACTTAACCAGCACTGCATAAAACCTTAAATCAATTAATTTTCCAGCTTTATCATGTTTAAGTATCTTTCTCATTCACTAAACAggcagaaaggagcagaaaaaaacacctcctgcagcagcaaagacTGAGAAAGGTGATGTTTAAGggtcttcttttcttctttcatttccttttcaaactgGGGACAGTGCTAAGCTGCTCAGCGATCAGCTTTagttaattacagaaaataattttgtggaaGTGCTTCCAAATTTCTAATAGAAAAGTGGTTCTGAGTGTCTTTTGTCTGTAATTCATCATGCCATGCTTGGGTGGGGAGTCTTACTGATGATCCAGGCAATGGAGACCATCTTCCTTCTGGGATATTAGGAAATTGCctttaaattacagttttccCTTCAAAATGGAGTAGAAGAAAGTGCAGCCACCACCCTCCCCCTGCACTGGGAGTAGTGGGTGGGCTCTGGGACgaggcagagcagcccccacgggcagcagggagcagggaagggttCTGACCCGTGCTGTCCTGTCTGCAAACCCCAGGTGAGCAGCCAAAGTCTGGAGACAGAAGCGGTTACACCAGTCCCGGCTCCCCCGGGACTCCAGGCAGCCGTTCCCGCACCCCCTCTCTGCCCACCCCACCAGCCAGGGAGCCCAAGAAGGTGGCAGTGGTTCGCACCCCACCGAAATCTCCCGCCTCTGCCAAGACCCGCGTCCAGCCGTCGGCCGCGCCCATGCCCGACCTGAAAAACGTCA is a window from the Corvus cornix cornix isolate S_Up_H32 chromosome 23, ASM73873v5, whole genome shotgun sequence genome containing:
- the LOC104698638 gene encoding microtubule-associated protein tau isoform X5 gives rise to the protein MEDHAPGQEKHFSSGYPLQIPVDDGSDEPVSETSDAKSTPTTEDATAPLVEEGDHEDQGGAEQHGEIPEGTTAEEAGVGATPNLEDHAAGDATQGEPSSPKLQPGPQECVGEAVKGASQPPEQGAGLQQPPLSRETKAPAAAPTRIEVTIPIPLDMYQGSGASEGSSELWDQGGREGVGVEPELGRGVRTEGLAGAGGTGDHKDGPSPLCARAPLKEDSSGRERDQDRDIDETSEQGLPSLVDHRVSLGPEKGLCPAAAKETREEHDGENKSKDVLRDTPGEALLTEAESHKAGEDQEEKQQPLGGEGGLDVTPSEPSESVSQKEAEPKEGEDSGPVLEAAKLPAEVEDDMKDKDAPSEEVVPDAGGRRTPRRKPSGLAADKATRVPLLKGRVDKEGTEADEKKPKKSSPCPAKPPGSIPPLRHTAPPKPPSSPASASKRASPAAARPAGTGTQETRAKAKTGTARTGQAQRNSTNATRIPAKTPTAPKTPPSSGRKEQKKTPPAAAKTEKGEQPKSGDRSGYTSPGSPGTPGSRSRTPSLPTPPAREPKKVAVVRTPPKSPASAKTRVQPSAAPMPDLKNVKSKIGSTDNLKHQPGGGKVQIINKKLDFSSVQSKCGSKDNIKHIPGGGSVQIVYKPVDLSHVTSKCGSLGNIHHKPGGGQVEVKSEKLDFKDKVQSKIGSLDNISHVPGGGNKKIETHKLTFRENAKAKTDHGAEIVYKSPTISGDASPRRLSNVSSTGSINLVDSPQLATLADEVSASLAKQGL
- the LOC104698638 gene encoding microtubule-associated protein tau isoform X23 yields the protein MEDHAPGQEKHFSSGYPLQIPVDDGSDEPVSETSDAKSTPTTEDATAPLVEEGDHEDQGGAEQHGEIPEGTTAEEAGVGATPNLEDHAAGDATQGRVDKEGTEADEKKPKKSSPCPAKPPGSIPPLRHTAPPKPPSSPASASKRASPAAARPAGTGTQETRAKAKTGTARTGQAQRNSTNATRIPAKTPTAPKTPPSSGRKEQKKTPPAAAKTEKGEQPKSGDRSGYTSPGSPGTPGSRSRTPSLPTPPAREPKKVAVVRTPPKSPASAKTRVQPSAAPMPDLKNVKSKIGSTDNLKHQPGGGKVQIVYKPVDLSHVTSKCGSLGNIHHKPGGGQVEVKSEKLDFKDKVQSKIGSLDNISHVPGGGNKKIETHKLTFRENAKAKTDHGAEIVYKSPTISGDASPRRLSNVSSTGSINLVDSPQLATLADEVSASLAKQGL
- the LOC104698638 gene encoding microtubule-associated protein tau isoform X10 codes for the protein MEDHAPGQEKHFSSGYPLQIPVDDGSDEPVSETSDAKSTPTTEDATAPLVEEGDHEDQGGAEQHGEIPEGTTAEEAGVGATPNLEDHAAGDATQGEPSSPKLQPGPQECVGEAVKGASQPPEQGAGLQQPPLSRETKAPAAAPTRIEVTIPIPLDMYQGSGASEGSSELWDQGGREGVGVEPELGRGVRTEGLAGAGGTGDHKDGPSPLCARAPLKEDSSGRERDQDRDIDETSEQGLPSLVDHRVSLGPEKGLCPAAAKETREEHDGENKSKDVLRDTPGEALLTEAESHKAGEDQEEKQQPLGGEGGLDVTPSEPSESVSQKEAEPKEGEDSGPVLEAAKLPAEVEDDMKDKDAPSEEVVPDAGGRRTPRRKPSGLAADKATRVPLLKGRVDKEGTEADEKKPKKSSPCPAKPPGSIPPLRHTAPPKPPSSPASASKRASPAAARPAGTGTQETRAKAKTGTARTGQAQRNSTNATRIPAKTPTAPKTPPSSGRKEQKKTPPAAAKTEKGEQPKSGDRSGYTSPGSPGTPGSRSRTPSLPTPPAREPKKVAVVRTPPKSPASAKTRVQPSAAPMPDLKNVKSKIGSTDNLKHQPGGGKVQIVYKPVDLSHVTSKCGSLGNIHHKPGGGQVEVKSEKLDFKDKVQSKIGSLDNISHVPGGGNKKIETHKLTFRENAKAKTDHGAEIVYKSPTISGDASPRRLSNVSSTGSINLVDSPQLATLADEVSASLAKQGL
- the LOC104698638 gene encoding microtubule-associated protein tau isoform X17; translation: MEDHAPGQEKHFSSAEEAGVGATPNLEDHAAGDATQGRVDKEGTEADEKKPKKSSPCPAKPPGSIPPLRHTAPPKPPSSPASASKRASPAAARPAGTGTQETRAKAKTGTARTGQAQRNSTNATRIPAKTPTAPKTPPSSGRKEQKKTPPAAAKTEKGEQPKSGDRSGYTSPGSPGTPGSRSRTPSLPTPPAREPKKVAVVRTPPKSPASAKTRVQPSAAPMPDLKNVKSKIGSTDNLKHQPGGGKVQIINKKLDFSSVQSKCGSKDNIKHIPGGGSVQIINKKLDFSSVQSRCGSKDNIKHIPGGGSVQIVYKPVDLSHVTSKCGSLGNIHHKPGGGQVEVKSEKLDFKDKVQSKIGSLDNISHVPGGGNKKIETHKLTFRENAKAKTDHGAEIVYKSPTISGDASPRRLSNVSSTGSINLVDSPQLATLADEVSASLAKQGL